In Megalops cyprinoides isolate fMegCyp1 chromosome 8, fMegCyp1.pri, whole genome shotgun sequence, the genomic stretch ACgtatgattctgattctgatatcCCATTCCTGTTACCATAGGCATTTACAAAAGCTATTATCATAAGCAACCTGCTTGTGGCCCAAACGTGAGACTACCATTTTCCTGAACATTTAGGTCCTCTCTATCAACCCATGCTAGTCGTTTggtaaattattttgattttatacaaTTTCATTGCCCTTTTAGCAAATGTACAATAAGGAActacaatatatgaatatatgaataaaacactgaaataatcGTCAGCATGATCatgatcatcattattatattagccAGCTATTCATATTAATTCACCTGGTAAATCAACAGAGATtaactggctagttagctagctaactcgtTTGAAGCTACCTAGATTTTTCATTCGCGCGCACTGTCCGTTGGACCTGCCACTAGAGGGCTTCAATCCCGCTCGCAGGGCTTCAATTGCTCTCGCGGGCTGACATCGGACCTCTCTCGCCTGCTAACTGGATCTCTCTCGCGTAAACAGGGTTCGTTCTCTCTCGCGTTTTTCGCACGACTTTCGTCCACAACTGCGCCTCATAGAGCAGACCTATGGACGACGTGTAACGCAGTTCCCGGTCATTAGAAAAATGACTGCTTGcaatacatataaaaatcaCTAGATTTTAAAGCACATTTCGAACGCACTAAATCGATTCTGTTCAATGAGGACACTACAGAAAAATCAACAGAATTAAATGAACCAATGTGGGGCCGTTAAAGCGTTCATATGAGATGCCACGGTTGAGAGTGGCAGTATAGTTTGCtattaaggtaaaaaaaagtgcCGATGGTTCTGTGTGTAGTGCTGTAGTGTCACACTGGTTGTTATTACTGcaattttacattgtatttttcatgttgttatcCAGTTAAATCGACAACACTTCAAGGACTCCTGTCATTTGACCTATTGGTAAAACATTGCCAATGCTGTGcatcaaatgcattcattttatcaaAAGCTCAACTTTTAGAACTCAGTTTTTAAGTTGAATGTAATGTTTTCGAGAGGATTGTGTCAGTGTACTGATGCTCATATAATTAGAAACTagctgagaaaagaaaacatacaaagTAAATGAGGGTGAATATTCTGTTAAACTGGCTCCCCACAAACTCTGATTAGAATGATTTGATCGGAGACCTTCTGTCACTGGAGGGACAAGAACTCCTTCTTAGTCTGTCTGGGGTGCTCctctttttcaaattttcaaattttggAAAACAGTTCCAGAGAAATAACATTTGGTTCAGCAATGCAAGGGTTTCCATACAGACTGCAGTGAGTAGAATATCTCTACTATCTTCGGTATCTATCTTCTATACTATCTTCAGTTTGATACTCAGAGCAGAATTTTGTCTGGTTCAGCCCTATATTCTTTTACCCACATTTTCAAATCTCCATCACTTGCCATCTTCCttaagatataaaaaaaaacgtAGTTTCCTTTCACAACCCTTCTCCCATCCAACCCCAAGGCACAcggaacacaaacaaatatttttatttccgGGGTTTTTACTCTAATAACAAGGGCTAAAATCTGAAATGACTCACACAACTCTATGTAAAACATCAAAATCCTTTATTACACCAAACCACATGAAAGCCATTTTCATCTTCAACTCAAAGTCGAGGGAAACTAATTGGGCACTGCCATTCTACAGCCAGGACAGGCTAAAGCAACCGAGCTCCGTCTCGCTGGTGTGCTCTGGGATGGATTACAGTGCCTGTCAGTGACAGATGTACAGGAGGTACTGAGACAGAGGTTGTGGATAATTGAGTGGAAGTAAATGAGGTGCGCGCTGTATTCTGAGCAGGGGTATGTCCCATGCCAGTGAGCCAGTGTGCCCTTGCCCATGCCAGCCTTCGTCGCCTCCCACTCAGTAATCTACAGGTGGCAAGGTCACCATCCTGGTGAAGTCCTCGTAGTGTATGCGTCCGTCCGGACCCACGTTCGCCTCCTGGAACAGCTCGTCCACTGCAGTAGGTGGGAGGGGAGAACACAAGTATATCGTTGATTGCACAGTGCTTGTCTCTCAATAACGTCCTAGCAgttcaacattttatttggcTTTACTGTCCTACGCACAGATATCAGCACATCCATTAACTTGATGGCTGGTAGGTGTCAGTGATGGGAGAATGCGGCTTTATGACCCGCAAAACTATAGGTGGAACTGTCCTACACTGTCATTCAATAACTGGTATGAGCCAGTAAAAAGAGTTAATAAAAAGGcccatagcaaaaaaaaaatcattcactcAAGTGAGCGATCAGTAATACATAGCACCTCTACCTATGTATCCTTACTCTACCATCACTACTTGATAGATCCAGGTTCATTGTCATATAAGTCTGAACTTTatcctgttttttatttatttatttatttattttactgtttctaTCCCTACGATCCTTTTGCAATATTCCTTCTTCTATTTGCAGAATAATTCTCCACATGGGAGAATTAATCAATCTGATTCAGAATTTTTCCAGACAACACACAATTAATATAAATCTTAAATCAGATTCACATGTTGAATAGCATCTTTATTCCATGTTGGCCTGATAATCATTATTCAGGGAAAATCCCGGGCTGCCCTTTAAATCCTCGTGCATCGGCCACGCTATAAATGCTGTACCTTCCTTATCAGTAAGCTTCTCGCCCAGTCCTGTGAGCTTGGCACGGAGCTCCGAGGCCAGGATGTAGCCTTTCTTCTGCTTGTCCGTCATACGCATGGCCTCCAGGATCTCCGCCTTGGGGTCCTCCTGCTGAATCTGCCTGTGCATCATGGTCAGGAAGGTGGAGAAGTCCAGCTCGCCATTCTTATCTGTGCCACAAGAGGATGCTGTTTAGCGGATTTTTACTTTATGTGGGTATCATTTTTTTATACCCACATAAACCATATTAtcaagtaataataataataataataataataaggaaatAGGTCTGTCtggaagtgtagcatagtggtagaagcagggctcataactaaaagatttctggtttgattcccagctgggccactgctgctctacccttgggctacatacttcacccacaattgcctcagtaaatattcagctgtttaaatggataacattgtaaaaactgtaacctgtgtaagttgctctggataagagtgtctgctaaatatcAATAATGTGATTTCTGTTCCCACAATACTTAGCTCCTTCTGCAATGCCATTCAACACATTTGGAACAAACCAAATTGTTTTCCAGCCCAAGGCATCTGCTAAAGAAGGTGAACAGCTGCCCTTGTTTCACAGTGCTGATAGTTGCACAGATGGATGTACAGAACTGATAATGAAGGTGACAACAATGCCATGCTCTGCATAAAACATTTCCGGGTTTTATAAATGGAAGTGATCTCAGCAGATCTGGACCACAGGAATCAGGGTAACCCCAGCCTCACCCCGCCTGTACCTATCTTATGGACCTGCAGATGTCGGTCCACCTCGCCGAAGGTGGGGCTGGTGCCAAGGCAACGCATCACAGTGATCAGGTCCTTGGCTTCAATCTTCCCTTTCCGCTTCTTGTCGTACAGGGAGAAACATTCCTTGAACTCTAGAGTGTTAGGGAGAAGGCTGAGGTGcaacatttccacatttcctCCTTAGTTTCACAGTTTACTCAcacatgaaacatttctgaaaaggaacatttttttttactagaaAGCACTCAACAAAGTGTGCATCAGAGtatatgtgtttctgtctcttttggAAGGCCTTAAAGttttttaatttccttaatCCACCTAGGCTTCCTTGTTTCTGCAACTGCACATTTAGTTTCTtggtaataaaaacacaagaggaggtggaggtgcaCGCCATCGGTGTTCCATAAGAACGCTTTATTGCAGCACAGAAGTCAAAGTTCTAAACGAAACCACGCCCTCACAGCCTGGGAGCTTTCTCTCGGAAATACCTCAGCCACCTTGCCACATGCTGCCATTGCAGGATTAAAACTACCCCCTAGGGTGCTTGGCTGAGCACCGCTGCTAATCCTTATAGCCTGTTGGACGCACTGTAGGGAAAGTCTAGTAACATCCCTCTTCATGTACTATATATAGCATTTTGAGGCAGGAGCCACAATATCTTTTATGAGTAATACATTACTGTATTAATCTGAATGAAAAGTGTGAATGAAAACTGTGTTAGATGGCGGCGCGTACGGACGCAGCGGCTCAAGGCTCTCTACTTCAGCCCACAaattcgttgcacccccaccgtgcaatgacaataaagtctattctgattctattctattctgATTACTAACCACCTCTCTTTGCTTCTACTCTAAGAGCCGAAgcaatgaatatatttaaatgtctaATGACATAAATTATTTGGCTAGATATGGGAATAAAATTGACTACAGCGCCATGTACTCTAAAGGTTAAATCATGCGCGCACATACTGTATCCTGTGTCTTGTTCGTATTGTAACCACTGTAGCTGAACAGCTCCAACAGAGAGTGCGTTGTGTTGGGGCAGCCACGCGGAATTTAATCGTTCCAGACTTTGCCTTCGGTGTGGACAGTAGATACAGACAGGTATTAAACAACGTCTTTTGCCAACATAAAAGATAAATATAAGGATGTGTCATCGTTCCAACAGCGCTTCTGGCTCGCGTCCTCGTCGGAAGGAATGCGAAAAAATTCCGTCCAAATATTTGAAGttgacatttttactgtataGGCAATGTTGGACTTGGACAAACAATTGGCAAAGTGAGAAAGGACGTAATCGCTGGGAAAACATCACGTCTTACCATTTATCTGATCTTGTGATAGGAATTTCGCCTGTGACAAAACAAGAATGAAAACTTTACTGTCTCGTTTTTTAAACGATTCGAATTAAAGGAATGGTATgaataaaagaatgaattatCTCACCATTTCATCTGCGGTTCCGCGTCCTCGGgtgcctccctctccacctccctgactgtaatgtcactctctctctctctctctctccctccctcttccgCCTTCCGTATCTCCGTTCACTCATTCGATTCTAAAGTCCACCGCGGGACAGCGGTAGTTGATATGCTGTTGCTATGGGAACCAACATATATGACACCGCAGATCATTTTATCCCCAGTCAGTCTTAAGCATCGAGTCGGTGTGCGTCTGATTACACTCCATCCAGTGGCCGCAGGAGCCCGCGGACGTATGCTAAAAGTTCCGTTCATATATTGATCACGGCAGTGCATTTTGGCCTTGGTTTACACATCATAGTCATACGTGTTTCCGCGAACCAAGATGGAGCTtcattgcaaatgcattttacaggtATTAGTGTGGGAGACACatctgccatttttcataatggTTGAaggatgtttattttactcTGAATTTTcctcacaataaaataaaatccaattGTAGATTCACAAAGTGGTAATAAAAGTCAAAATTTAGTATTTTGCTCGTTTTTTTTAAGGACGAAGACAGAGACTGAGATAGGCCTATATACTTGCATAAACCGTAAACCCAGCTGTAAGTAGCCAACTGGGAAACTTTCCAAGGTGCCGCTGTGTCTTcaccagtcaaaaaaaaaaaaaacgggaccGTTGACAGAAGACGATTAGTTGCAGTATTTGTAActtccactagatggcacttGCTTTCTAGCTAGTCAACATGGAACAGTGGATGATGACATTTCACACCATTAAACACCGCCCGATCCTGCAAGGGCTGTGAACACGAAACAGCCCTTCTCCTGCTGATGTTGGCAGTTTTTTGGGGGGCACTTGATGTCAAGCGCCTGTCTTCTTCTCCTCATACTATTTTTGATCACTCTGAGGCAGGCTTTAGTCCTGTGGGCTGTGTCCTAATGTAGGATTTGTGCCCTGTGATTTGGCTAGGTAATTGTCTTGCACCTTGCGTGCCCCTCAGTCTCGTCCATCCAGGACTCCTGTGCAATAGAATTCCGAAATCCACTCCAGATCTGGGTCTGAGGCAACAGGTTTACGAGTGCCATTGTAGGTCACTCACTCTCGTCATTTGTCATGACTCAACCCTGCCGTCACCCACTATCTGCCCTGATTAGCGTTCTCGGCCCCCTCTCGCCCTTGTCCGATACCATCTGCAAAGTCAAGGGCAGTGGTCACATCTGGTGCCAGTCACCTGTCCGCTCACCGACGGCGCAGGTCGTCTCCTCTTCCCTTGCGAGCCGCTCTCGCCCGTCTGAGACACAAAGTCCTCCGAGCTGCGTTAATAAGCAGGTAAGGAGCGAAGGGTGTCACCTTACGGCACCCCTGCCGATATCGTGATGAGAGGAGTAAGCTAAGCCTCTGCTCTGGTGTGGATGTCACTGATTGTGTCAGCCAGTTTTGTTAGCTGTGCAGCAAGTCCCCACAACAGGTCTTACCCATCTGGCAGTCTTCCCTTGAGACTTCTTAAAATTAATAACCAAGCCAAACGTTCCCTTAACTTTTAATCCCTTAACTAGGCACAAGCTCAGATATCTGCATaagcaccccccctccccatatAAATTTTCTTGCTTATTTTCAACGGCCGCTGGACACACAATTACAGACCTCACAGAGGTCTTCAACCcgctttaatttcattttcaccacGTTCCCTTACCAGTGAATCgcaatttaatgcattttaatcttCCGCAGTTCCATATTACGCTAATTATAATGATTGCGCTTAATCACCATAATAGCCTATCATTCCAATCATCCCTTTTTGAATAGCTCTGGAGAGGGGTCAGAGAAAATTAAAACGATGCCTCAGTGTGTGGATTGGAGGCATGTAATTGCAAAGATGACATGAGTTCTTACATCCCAAACGGAGAGGCCTCTCTTTGCAGCAAGTGATTGCCTGCCATACACTctgccctttgacctttgtgTAATGGCCTTCCTGATCAGTCCTACATAAAACAGACAATACTGTTGCTAAACTAAAGAGTCCAATAAGATGGTGGCTTTTACCTAATAGACCCCTCAGAAACAAAATTACTGACCTTGAACAATActcaaaaaacatttccaataGTTTGAGCCCACAACAATTTCAACAACAAGTAAATATTGTGTGAAAGTCAGTTTTCTCACAAGGCCATCAAGTTAAGAGACACATACATCAGGATcggagatttaaaaaaaatccacttgtGAAGTAGATCTACCTCTGCTTAACAGGTGTGCCATGAAGTACTCTGGATAGTATTGCATTGCAAATTATAAATGACAATTCCTCTACTTTAaagtaacacaaaataatgtgaataatCACAAGTATTTGCACTGATACTTGTTAAAGCCAAGTAAAAACCCTGTCACGTCAATAATTAATCAGAAGCATGGACCAATGTTAGTATGATATCATGATGAACAAGCACACTTTGATCcaatcaaatgaaacattatatGTAGAACATAGAGGACAGGAAGAAAAAggtgcatacagtatgtactcATATGTCAGGACAACACAGTGTAGGTTTTCTTACTTTGCAAAATAACACTGCTATAGATTACAATTCATGTGGACATAACTTGATATGTTTCCTTTAATCAGTTGTATTAGTAGCAGAAGTATTATCGACAAATGAGGTGtagaaaaatattacatttaggAGGGAAATGATGCAATCCTGTACGTTTTTGCATACTGC encodes the following:
- the calml4b gene encoding calmodulin-like protein 4, whose product is RDSKVFILVLSQAKFLSQDQINEFKECFSLYDKKRKGKIEAKDLITVMRCLGTSPTFGEVDRHLQVHKIDKNGELDFSTFLTMMHRQIQQEDPKAEILEAMRMTDKQKKGYILASELRAKLTGLGEKLTDKEVDELFQEANVGPDGRIHYEDFTRMVTLPPVDY